A stretch of Brassica rapa cultivar Chiifu-401-42 chromosome A08, CAAS_Brap_v3.01, whole genome shotgun sequence DNA encodes these proteins:
- the LOC103835368 gene encoding uncharacterized protein LOC103835368 yields the protein MPPSPALRCSPGKEHRRGHSIEYGTLFRDNDEEDLALFSELQEKERDDFLLQSSDDLEDAFSTKLKHFSEFTIPIQGESSRLLSAEEDKNDYDWLLTPPDTPLFPSLDDEPQATSVGTRGRPQSQTSLSRSSTMEKRRRSSKGSPSPNRLSTSPRADNMQQQIRGRPSSSRHPSPASGQRSVTPVRRISPSPGKPVSSRSSTPTSRRMSTGSTTTAAPPAGRGTSPVRSSRGNSASPKIKVWQSNIPGFPLDAPPNLRTSLGDRPASYVRGSSPASTRSRQSVSPSASRSVSSSHSHEDLLHPIQSIPVGSSERAVSKRASLSPNSRSSRSSKLQSPGSAPRRPFESALRQMDHPKSHHSMFRPLASSLPSTGIYSGKSSSSSYHHLMLRHSSATVGSNSSSSQVIGFMPDTKGSDSIQSEVEKLAYPDKHGDIMDVLNEGSRHESSFSDVDQGFAVESESSVNEEVNHHVSDVENSMTHGSHHIGNEFLEGDDLETMEVCGRCGSHYRATEATRSEINICPDCREEHSFMETDSPGTTRALDENSQSQENFDEKESIVEKTPAISVLESLPVAMVEIEQCDDSYEQEENHLQESSIFRALGEQDDEIESSTGCGLLSTETKDTQTQLSEKDHDVKIGSSEGRRGLPMLIKRSVSMKSPITQASNSSGFTRSYDGFSYLRDKSMSLRSSTETTSASSSWDYGSSIRKGSHVRHQSGSTLDMETHRYETNSKFLSSMSSNACQALNAVPADSFEVFAAQMTCTNDETHQESHYELKDPKCNETNVMNGSIGLSTNVVGVLAEHDPVITENGFSENRDDVDNTVMSKVEISESPAHVRNTSEVGASTATDDCSLYDHSKLQEKDVNETPHHGSSTTTSSEIEPESCKIPESECNVNTVDDDCSEKSMAHASVDHHNSLPPVNEISDESTVLVECPGQKEPKSLTLEEATDAILFCSSIVHDLVYQAASIAMDKARDVAATEEEEVLRPTVTVLGKSDANRSSYTSGGGTKTKKQSSKGAKASRKQTETEENIEVHIENDENAGEAARMISNVGVPPSNKADNLKPPPKLENKCNCSIM from the exons ATGCCTCCTTCCCCGGCATTGAGATGCTCTCCTGGCAAGGAACATAGACGAGGGCACAGCATTGAATATGGAACACTCTTCAGAGACAATGACGAAGAAGATCTTGCCTTGTTTAGTGAGTtgcaagagaaagaaagagatgatTTCTTGCTTCAGTCTTCTGATGATCTTGAAGATGCATTTT ctacaAAATTGAAGCATTTTTCGGAGTTCACCATTCCTATTCAAGGAGAGAGTAGCAGATTGCTTAGTGCAGAAGAAGATAAGAACGACTATGATTG GTTGTTGACGCCTCCAGACACACCACTTTTTCCTTCATTGGATGATGAACCGCAAGCAACTAGTGTTGGAACACGAGGGAGACCGCAGAGTCAGACTTCTTTATCTAGATCTTCAACG ATGGAGAAGAGACGCCGTAGTAGTAAGGGCAGTCCAAGCCCAAACCGCTTAAGCACATCACCTCGAGCTGACAATATGCAACAGCAGATAAGGGGAAGGCCATCATCATCACGCCATCCTAGTCCAGCGTCTGGTCAACGATCAGTTACCCCAGTTAGAAGGATCTCTCCTTCTCCAGGGAAACCTGTATCATCAAGATCTTCAACCCCAACTTCACGAAGGATGAGCACTGGCTCAACCACCACGGCGGCACCGCCAGCTGGCAGGGGCACTTCTCCTGTCAGATCAAGTCGAGGCAACTCAGCTTCACCCAAAATAAAAGTTTGGCAGTCAAACATTCCTGGTTTCCCATTGGATGCGCCACCAAATCTCCGAACTTCTTTGGGTGATCGACCTGCATCCTATGTTAGAGGCTCCTCACCAGCGTCAACACGCAGCAGACAGTCTGTTTCTCCGAGTGCGTCAAGAAGTGTTAGTTCATCTCACAGTCATGAGGATCTTCTTCACCCTATACAGTCTATTCCTGTAGGTAGCTCAGAACGTGCGGTTTCAAAGAGAGCTAGCCTCTCTCCGAATAGTAGAAGTTCGAGATCTTCGAAGTTACAGTCACCTGGTTCAGCACCGAGAAGGCCGTTTGAGTCTGCTCTTCGTCAGATGGATCATCCTAAAAGCCATCATAGCATGTTTAGGCCTCTTGCTTCTAGCCTTCCTAGCACTGGCATCTATTCTGGGAAAAGTAGCTCGTCTTCTTACCATCACCTAATGTTAAGACATTCATCTGCGACAGTTGGGAGCAATTCTAGTTCTAGCCAAGTTATAGGGTTCATGCCAGATACTAAAGGGAGCGATTCAATCCAATCTGAAGTTGAAAAATTGGCTTATCCTGATAAACATGGAGATATTATGGATGTATTGAATGAAGGTAGTAGACATGAGAGTTCTTTCAGTGATGTGGATCAAGGTTTTGCTGTTGAAAGCGAGTCTAGTGTGAATGAGGAGGTCAACCACCATGTTTCTGATGTTGAAAACAGTATGACTCATGGTAGTCATCATATAGGCAATGAGTTTTTGGAAGGGGATGATCTGGAAACTATGGAGGTTTGTGGTAGATGTGGTTCCCATTACCGTGCCACTGAAGCTACTAGAAGCGAGATAAATATTTGTCCAGATTGCAGGGAAGAACATAGTTTCATGGAAACTGATTCCCCTGGAACAACAAGAGCTCTTGATGAAAATTCACAGTCTCAGGAGAATTTTGATGAAAAGGAGTCTATTGTTGAGAAAACTCCTGCAATAAGTGTGCTAGAATCGCTGCCTGTTGCTATGGTTGAGATTGAGCAGTGTGATGATTCCTATGAGCAAGAAGAAAATCATTTGCAAGAGAGCTCTATTTTCAGGGCTTTAGGAGAGCAAGATGATGAAATAGAGTCTTCCACTGGCTGTGGTCTATTAAGTACAGAGACAAAAGATACTCAAACTCAGCTTTCTGAGAAGGATCATGATGTGAAGATTGGTTCTTCAGAAGGTAGGAGGGGCCTTCCTATGCTTATAAAGAGATCAGTGAGTATGAAGTCACCAATCACTCAAGCTAGTAACTCCAGTGGGTTTACCAGATCATATGATGGCTTTTCTTATTTGAGGGATAAGAGTATGAGTCTTAGAAGCTCCACAGAAACTACCTCTGCATCTTCATCTTGGGATTATGGTTCGTCCATAAGAAAAGGAAGTCATGTGCGACATCAAAGCGGGAGTACACTTGACATGGAGACTCATAGGTATGAAACCAACTCCAAGTTCCTGAGCAGCATGTCAAGCAACGCCTGCCAGGCTCTGAATGCTGTGCCAGCAGACAGTTTTGAAGTATTTGCTGCCCAAATGACATGTACCAACGATGAAACTCATCAAGAATCTCATTATGAACTCAAAGATCCGAAATGTAATGAAACCAATGTGATGAATGGATCAATTGGTCTTTCCACCAATGTAGTTGGTGTCCTAGCAGAGCATGATCCAGTTATAACTGAGAATGGATTTTCTGAAAATAGAGATGATGTAGACAATACTGTGATGAGCAAAGTGGAGATAAGCGAATCACCGGCACATGTAAGGAACACATCTGAAGTAGGAGCATCAACTGCCACTGATGACTGCTCTCTCTATGATCACTCTAAGCTACAAGAAAAGGATGTGAATGAAACTCCTCACCACGGTTCATCCACCACGACATCCTCAGAAATAGAGCCGGAGAGTTGCAAAATTCCAGAGTCAGAATGCAACGTAAATACAGTGGATGATGACTGCTCAGAGAAGAGTATGGCACATGCGTCTGTGGATCACCACAACTCATTACCTCCTGTAAACGAAATTTCAG ATGAGTCAACAGTACTTGTGGAGTGTCCAGGCCAAAAAGAGCCGAAGAGCCTCACGCTCGAAGAAGCCACTGATGCAATACTATTCTGCAGCTCCATCGTTCACGACCTAGTTTACCAAGCTGCATCAATAGCAATGGACAAAGCAAGGGATGTGGCGgcaactgaagaagaagaagtattgCGTCCAACAGTGACAGTTCTTGGAAAGTCGGATGCTAACAGGAGTAGTTACACAAGCGGTGGTGGAACAAAGACGAAGAAACAGAGTTCCAAAGGGGCCAAAGCGAGTAGGAAGCAAACGGAAACAGAGGAGAACATAGAGGTACATATAGAGAATGATGAGAATGCAGGGGAAGCTGCAAGGATGATAAGTAACGTTGGAGTTCCTCCTAGTAATAAAGCAGATAATTTGAAACCTCCTCCTAAGCTGGAGAATAAATGCAATTGCTCtattatgtga
- the LOC103835369 gene encoding calcium-transporting ATPase 1, whose translation MENYLNENFGDVKPKNSSDEALQRWRKLCWIVKNPKRRFRFTANLTKRSEAEAIRRSNQEKFRVAVLVSQAALQFINGLKLSSEYSVPEEVRKAGFEICPDELGSIVEGHDVKKLKIHGGTEGLTEKLCTSVTSGIGTSEDLLSVRKEIYGINQFTESPSRGFWLFVWEALQDTTLMILAACAFVSLIVGILMEGWPIGAHDGLGIVASILLVVFVTATSDYRQSLQFKDLDAEKKKIVVQVTRDKMRQKISIFDLLPGDIVHLGIGDQVPADGLFLSGFSVLIDESSLTGESEPICVNVEHPFLLSGTKVQDGSCKMLVTTVGMRTQWGKLMATLSEGGDDETPLQVKLNGVATIIGKIGLFFAVITFAVLVQGLATRKLQDGSHWAWTGEELMSVLEYFAVAVTIVVVAVPEGLPLAVTLSLAFAMKKMMNDKALVRNLAACETMGSATTICSDKTGTLTTNHMTVVKACICGKARDVNCSDAARYLASSIPESAVKILLQSIFTNTGGEIVVGKGNKTEILGSPTETALLEFGLALGGDFQKERQASNVVKVEPFNSTKKRMGVVLELSGEHFRAHCKGASEIVLAACDKYINKDGDVVPLDEASTNHLNNIIEEFASEALRTLCLAYLEIGDEFSLEDPIPSGGYTCIGIVGIKDPVRPGVKESVAICRAAGITVRMVTGDNITTAKAIARECGILTDDGIAIEGPEFREKSEEELLKLIPNLQVMARSSPMDKHTLVRNLRTMFQEVVAVTGDGTNDAPALHEADIGLAMGISGTEVAKESADVIILDDNFSTIVTVAKWGRSVYINIQKFVQFQLTVNVVALIVNFLSACLTGNAPLTAVQLLWVNMIMDTLGALALATEPPQDDLMKRTPVGRKGNFISNVMWRNILGQSLYQLVIIWCLQTKGKTMFGIDSDLTLNTLIFNTFVFCQVFNEISSREMEKIDVFTGILKNYVFVGVLTCTVVFQVIIIELLGTFADTTPLNGNQWFVSIVLGFLGMPVAAALKMIPVGAH comes from the exons ATGGAGAACTACTTGAACGAAAACTTCGGCGATGTGAAGCCTAAGAACTCGTCCGACGAGGCGCTGCAGCGTTGGAGGAAGCTCTGCTGGATCGTGAAGAATCCTAAGAGGCGGTTCAGATTCACTGCTAATCTGACGAAACGTTCCGAGGCTGAGGCGATTCGTCGTTCTAATCAG GAAAAGTTTAGAGTGGCGGTGTTAGTTTCACAAGCTGCACTGCAGTTCATTAATG GTTTAAAGTTGTCCAGTGAGTATTCAGTACCTGAAGAAGTAAGAAAAGCTGGTTTTGAGATTTGTCCTGATGAGTTGGGGTCGATTGTAGAAGGGCATGATGTGAAAAAGTTGAAAATTCATGGTGGAACTGAGGGCCTGACAGAGAAACTCTGTACTTCAGTTACTAGTGGCATTGGTACATCTGAAGACCTGCTGAGTGTAAGAAAAGAAATTTACGGAATCAACCAATTCACAGAAAGCCCCTCTCGTGGCTTTTGGTTATTTGTTTGGGAAGCCCTTCAGGATACCACCCTCATGATTCTAGCTGCATGTGCTTTTGTATCGCTTATTGTTGGGATACTGATGGAAGGGTGGCCGATTGGTGCCCATGATGGACTTGGTATAGTGGCGAGTATTCTTCTTGTTGTGTTTGTCACCGCCACGAGTGATTATAGGCAATCCTTGCAGTTCAAGGACCTGGATGCAGAGAAGAAAAAGATTGTGGTTCAGGTTACTAGAGATAAAATGAGGCAAAAGATCTCGATATTTGATCTTCTGCCTGGCGATATTGTTCACCTTGGCATTGGAGATCAAGTTCCAGCTGATGGGCTTTTTCTCTCAGGGTTTTCTGTTCTGATTGATGAATCGAGCTTGACTGGTGAAAGTGAACCGATTTGTGTAAATGTGGAGCACCCCTTTCTTCTTTCAGGTACCAAGGTTCAGGATGGATCTTGCAAAATGTTGGTGACTACAGTTGGAATGAGGACTCAATGGGGTAAACTGATGGCTACACTAAGTGAAGGCGGCGATGATGAGACACCTTTACAAGTAAAGCTCAATGGTGTGGCAACCATCATTGGTAAAATAGGTTTGTTTTTCGCTGTCATTACTTTTGCTGTTTTGGTGCAAGGATTGGCTACTCGGAAGCTTCAAGATGGTTCTCACTGGGCCTGGACTGGTGAAGAGTTGATGTCAGTCCTAGAATATTTTGCTGTTGCTGTAACAATTGTTGTGGTCGCGGTCCCAGAGGGTCTTCCGTTGGCTGTCACATTAAGTCTTGCTTTTGccatgaagaagatgatgaacgaCAAAGCGCTTGTGCGCAATCTAGCTGCTTGTGAGACAATGGGATCTGCAACAACTATTTGTAGTGACAAGACCGGAACTCTGACAACAAACCACATGACAGTTGTAAAAGCCTGCATCTGTGGAAAAGCCAGAGATGTTAATTGTTCCGATGCTGCTAGGTATTTAGCCTCTAGTATCCCTGAGTCTGCTGTTAAAATTCTACTGCAATCTATATTTACCAACACTGGTGGTGAGATTGTTGTGGGGAAAGGAAACAAAACCGAGATACTGGGATCGCCCACAGAAACTGCTCTGTTAGAATTTGGGTTGGCACTCGGAGGGGACTTTCAAAAAGAAAGACAAGCCTCAAATGTTGTGAAAGTTGAGCCCTTTAACTCTACAAAGAAAAGAATGGGAGTTGTGCTTGAGCTGTCTGGAGAACATTTCCGGGCGCATTGTAAGGGTGCTTCTGAGATAGTTTTAGCTGCCTGTGATAAGTACATCAACAAAGATGGTGATGTTGTTCCACTTGATGAAGCATCTACTAATCACCTAAATAACATTATCGAAGAATTTGCTAGTGAAGCACTTCGAACTCTTTGCCTCGCTTATCTGGAAATCGGTGATGAATTCTCATTAGAAGATCCCATTCCAAGTGGAGGATACACTTGCATAGGTATTGTGGGCATCAAAGACCCTGTTCGCCCTGGTGTCAAGGAGTCTGTTGCGATTTGTAGAGCTGCTGGAATCACTGTCAGAATGGTGACTGGAGATAACATTACAACTGCAAAAGCCATAGCCAGGGAGTGCGGGATATTGACTGATGATGGCATAGCTATCGAAGGCCCCGAGTTCCGGGAGAAAAGTGAAGAGGAATTACTCAAGCTAATCCCAAATTTGCAG GTCATGGCTCGATCGTCACCCATGGATAAGCATACTTTGGTGAGAAACCTCCGTACAATGTTTCAGGAAGTCGTTGCAGTGACAGGTGATGGAACAAATGATGCTCCTGCCCTTCATGAAGCTGATATTGGACTTGCAATGGGAATTTCTGGAACCGAG GTGGCAAAAGAGAGTGCGGATGTGATTATCCTAGATGACAACTTCTCGACGATTGTCACAGTGGCCAAATGGGGCCGTTCTGTGTACATAAACATTCAGAAATTTGTTCAGTTCCAGCTGACAGTAAACGTTGTGGCTCTTATTGTCAACTTCTTATCAGCCTGCCTTACTG GAAACGCGCCTCTGACTGCTGTCCAGCTACTATGGGTTAACATGATAATGGACACACTTGGAGCACTCGCGCTAGCCACAGAACCACCACAGGACGATCTGATGAAGAGAACACCAGTGGGAAGGAAAGGAAACTTCATAAGCAATGTAATGTGGAGGAACATCCTTGGTCAGTCACTATACCAGCTTGTCATCATATGGTGTCTCCAAACAAAGGGAAAGACAATGTTCGGTATCGACTCCGACTTAACACTCAATACCCTTATCTTCAACACCTTCGTCTTCTGCCAG GTGTTCAATGAGATAAGCTCGAGGGAAATGGAAAAGATTGATGTGTTCACGGGGATACTAAAGAACTACGTGTTCGTAGGGGTTCTAACGTGTACGGTGGTGTTCCAAGTTATCATAATTGAGCTTCTTGGTACGTTTGCAGATACAACACCACTAAATGGGAACCAATGGTTCGTAAGCATCGTGCTAGGGTTCCTTGGCATGCCTGTCGCTGCTGCCTTGAAGATGATTCCTGTTGGCGCACATTAA
- the LOC103835370 gene encoding interferon-related developmental regulator 1, producing the protein MSKKAQPKNAPMDLFDSDDDTCSLSSFYTMRSEIPRMDEVHVQKDVMLDQSLDALYEKRSSTREQALASIVDAFKSDLQHEFVEKNFATLLDRCLHCIKKGSTKESLLASHVIGLLALTAGLGDQAQEILEESVTPLSQALKSSSEALKITSILECLAVITFVGGANAEQTERSMQIIWQMIDPKLVSNVVATKSSPAVITTVVSSWTCLLTTVDRWTLGPKILQGTVTYLSTLLEKDDRSVRIAAGEALALMFELGILEKFDAEAKGSDNGSVKEEREALINMHRLISKVTDQVRDLAVEAGGKGCAKKDLNTQRSLFKDLVEFLEDGVAPETSIKIGGSSIETSTWCQMIQLNFLKHFLGGGFIKHMQENEFLHDVFSFTPKKIGGHSTMTNEEKRLFQSPNSAVSKARTKLMKKERMISLTRKFYSISS; encoded by the exons ATGTCTAAGA AAGCTCAGCCTAAGAACGCCCCGATGGATTTGTTTGATAGTGATGATGATACGTGTAGTTTAAGCTCCTTCTACACCATGCGGTCTGAGATACCACGCATGGATGAAGTTCATGTTCAGAAAGATGTTATGTTGGATCAGTCCCTTGATGCTCTCTATGAGAAAAG GAGTTCTACGAGAGAGCAAGCTTTGGCTTCCATTGTTGACGCATTCAAAAGTGACTTGCAGCATGAGTTTGTGGAAAAGAA CTTTGCCACCTTGTTGGATCGGTGTTTACACTGCATCAAGAAAGGGTCCACTAAAGAGTCCTTACTAGCATCACATGTTATTG GGTTGCTAGCTTTGACTGCTGGACTTGGGGATCAAGCACAAGAGATTCTGGAAGAATCCGTCACTCCTCTTTCTCAAGCCCTTAAATCTAGTAGTGAAGCCTTGAAAATAACTTCG ATTCTTGAGTGTTTAGCAGTCATAACCTTTGTTGGTGGAGCCAATGCAGAGCAAACCGAGAGATCTATGCAAATAATATGGCAAATGATTGACCCTAAACTGGTTTCTAAT GTTGTTGCAACCAAATCTTCACCTGCTGTAATAACAACTGTTGTCTCTTCCTGGACGTGTCTGCTCACAACAGTTGATAGATGGACTCTAGGTCCCAAAATTTTGCAAGG GACCGTGACTTATCTCTCCACACTTTTGGAAAAGGATGACCGATCAGTACGTATAGCTGCTGGTGAAGCTCTTGCTCTTATGTTTGAGTTGGGAATTCTAGAGAAGTTTGATGCGGAAGCCAAAGGGTCTGATAATGGATCAgtgaaagaagaaagagaggcaTTGATAAACATGCATAGATTGATATCTAAAGTCACTGATCAAGTTAGAGACCTCGCTGTAGAGGCAGGTGGTAAAGGTTGTGCTAAGAAAGATCTCAACACACAACGAAGTTTGTTCAAAGATCTGGTTGAATTTCTTGAG GATGGAGTGGCACCTGAAACCTCTATAAAGATTGGAGGGAGCTCTATAGAGACGTCAACATGGTGCCAGATGATACAG TTGAATTTTTTGAAGCATTTCCTTGGGGGTGGCTTTATCAAGCATATGCAGGAGAATGAGTTCCTACACGATGTGTTTAGTTTCACACCAAAGAAGATTGGTGGACATTCTACTATGACTAATGAAGAAAAG AGGTTGTTTCAGTCGCCAAACTCAGCTGTCAGCAAAGCTAGGACGAAACTCATGAAAAAGGAGAGGATGATATCTCTAACAAGGAAGTTTTATTCAATTAGTAGTTGA